A region of Caminicella sporogenes DSM 14501 DNA encodes the following proteins:
- a CDS encoding ankyrin repeat domain-containing protein, protein MIKRRLKFLMIFSLISAIIVSILIFSSKSTTKQVEITENKDKNFVLNFANKQNDKKVHYTIDELTKRILENDIDLVRAIVMSKSVDINQKDSKGKYPLEIVFIMNNCDMAKILLEAGADPYIIISNGETIYDKAMKSDSEYLKKIFKNYCK, encoded by the coding sequence ATGATAAAAAGAAGATTAAAATTTCTTATGATATTTTCATTAATTTCAGCTATTATTGTTTCGATTTTGATATTTAGCAGTAAATCTACTACAAAACAAGTTGAGATTACTGAAAATAAAGACAAAAATTTTGTTTTAAATTTTGCTAATAAACAAAATGATAAAAAAGTACATTATACTATTGATGAGTTAACAAAAAGGATTTTAGAAAATGATATTGATTTAGTAAGAGCAATAGTTATGAGCAAATCGGTAGATATAAATCAAAAAGATTCTAAAGGGAAATATCCCTTAGAAATTGTTTTTATTATGAATAATTGCGATATGGCAAAGATACTTTTAGAGGCAGGTGCAGACCCTTATATAATTATTTCAAATGGTGAAACAATATATGATAAAGCTATGAAAAGTGATAGTGAATATTTAAAAAAAATATTTAAAAATTACTGTAAATAA
- a CDS encoding amylo-alpha-1,6-glucosidase has product MELGYSNWKTFDDGIQKEYLITNGLGSFCSSTIIGANIRKYHGLLNASLEHPIKRYLLLSKIDETLKIEGEEYKLFSNQFIEKIDDGYLQLRRFNSYPIPKFIYGVKDVIISKELAMEYEKNTVAVVYKINTGSKKVKMTFTPYINFRNHHDVSKKGSFKYNQSYERRALKLIEKSTGLNLKIISNCIYEANEEWSLPMFYENENYRGLESIDFHFIPGIFYYEMEPHKKYTITFLATIEDSAEYTAEEIIENEKKRRIELIDRAGYTNRFLNNLVLASDSFIVRRSSTKTKTIIAGYPWFTDWGRDTMIAFTGLTLTTKRFDDAKNILLTFIKYIKYGIIPNMFPDENTPPLYNTADGSLWFFYAVYKYLKYTNDLKTIKDEIYPHLEDMIKHHVKGTINNIYMDDDGLLSAGDEGTQLTWMDVKVGDWVVTPRHGKAVEINALWYNALKIMEEISNRLGYDGSEYGKLAEKAKKSFVEKFWNDKGKYLYDVIQDKKPVDMIRPNQILAVSLPFSILDREKEKLIVEKVHEELYTPFGLRSLSKRHKEYIGKYGGDVLKRDGAYHQGTVWAWLIGPFVEAYVKVNNYSKESKLSAKYMLEEFYYHMKDACISNISEIFDGDKPHYPRGCVAQAWSVGEVLRTYVEVVLNFK; this is encoded by the coding sequence GTGGAACTAGGGTATTCAAATTGGAAGACTTTTGATGATGGAATACAAAAAGAATATTTAATTACAAATGGGCTTGGCAGTTTTTGTTCATCTACTATAATTGGAGCAAATATCAGAAAATATCATGGGTTGCTTAATGCTTCATTAGAGCATCCAATAAAGAGATACTTATTATTATCGAAAATAGATGAAACATTAAAAATAGAAGGTGAAGAATATAAATTATTTTCCAATCAGTTTATTGAAAAGATAGATGACGGATATTTACAATTAAGAAGATTTAATAGTTATCCTATTCCAAAGTTTATTTATGGAGTAAAAGATGTTATTATTAGCAAAGAATTGGCAATGGAGTATGAGAAAAATACTGTAGCTGTTGTATACAAAATAAATACCGGGAGTAAAAAAGTAAAAATGACATTTACTCCATATATAAACTTTAGGAATCATCATGATGTTAGTAAAAAAGGTAGTTTTAAATATAACCAAAGTTATGAAAGAAGAGCTTTAAAATTAATTGAAAAGAGTACAGGTTTAAACTTGAAAATAATTTCAAATTGTATATACGAGGCAAATGAAGAGTGGTCTTTACCTATGTTCTATGAAAATGAAAATTATAGAGGGCTTGAAAGTATTGATTTTCATTTTATACCGGGTATTTTTTATTATGAAATGGAACCACATAAGAAGTACACTATAACTTTTTTAGCTACAATAGAGGATAGTGCTGAATATACAGCAGAAGAAATAATCGAGAATGAAAAGAAAAGGCGTATAGAACTAATAGATAGAGCAGGGTATACAAATCGTTTTTTAAATAATTTAGTATTGGCAAGTGACAGTTTTATAGTTAGAAGGTCATCGACAAAAACTAAAACGATAATCGCAGGTTATCCTTGGTTTACAGACTGGGGAAGAGATACGATGATAGCATTTACTGGGCTTACTCTTACCACTAAAAGATTTGATGATGCAAAAAATATTTTATTAACATTTATAAAATATATTAAGTATGGAATAATACCGAATATGTTTCCAGATGAGAATACTCCGCCTTTATATAATACAGCGGATGGGTCACTGTGGTTTTTTTATGCAGTATATAAATATCTTAAGTATACTAACGATTTAAAAACTATCAAAGATGAGATATATCCACATCTTGAAGATATGATAAAGCATCATGTAAAAGGTACGATAAACAATATTTATATGGATGATGATGGACTTTTATCTGCTGGAGATGAAGGTACGCAGTTAACTTGGATGGATGTTAAAGTTGGAGATTGGGTAGTTACTCCAAGACATGGAAAGGCAGTTGAAATTAATGCTCTTTGGTATAATGCTTTAAAAATCATGGAAGAAATATCTAATAGATTAGGATACGATGGTAGTGAATATGGAAAATTAGCAGAAAAGGCTAAAAAAAGTTTTGTAGAGAAGTTTTGGAACGATAAGGGTAAATATTTATATGATGTTATACAAGATAAAAAGCCGGTAGATATGATTAGACCTAATCAGATATTGGCTGTGAGTTTACCATTTTCAATTCTTGATAGAGAAAAGGAAAAGTTAATAGTAGAGAAAGTACATGAAGAATTATATACTCCATTTGGATTAAGGAGTTTATCGAAAAGACATAAAGAATATATAGGGAAATATGGTGGAGATGTTCTAAAGAGAGATGGGGCATATCATCAAGGAACAGTTTGGGCTTGGTTGATAGGACCTTTTGTTGAAGCATATGTAAAAGTAAATAATTATTCTAAAGAAAGTAAACTTAGTGCAAAATATATGCTTGAAGAGTTTTATTATCATATGAAAGATGCTTGTATTAGCAATATATCAGAAATATTTGATGGAGATAAACCTCATTATCCAAGAGGCTGTGTAGCTCAAGCATGGTCAGTTGGTGAGGTTTTAAGAACATATGTAGAAGTAGTTTTAAACTTTAAATAA
- a CDS encoding M14 family zinc carboxypeptidase: MRFKGILYFLIVYMIIGVFSVYADDLIKEDIDYTELTKQLKMFEKEYSDILSVYSIGKSCDNRDLWVAKLGKSNIGIIIIGAIHARERITAKVLLQNIKDYCKAYKEGVSFEGYNLKELLDKASIYFIPMTNPDGVDYTFYGKKAVRDKNLLKNLKNIRVKKDPSWKSNIMDWKANIRGIDLNRQWNVLWGIPSRFIRRRPSNDHFQGFKPHSEPEVKALEQFTLNTPCLGYYAYHTQGSVLFWYKNQKGIYLDEVYDITRGLKNITGFKPIPKLSKSLRYWDTRMGYADWTAYKLKKPSITLELAWNGYDEKRDFKKIYLSVKKVPLYLLKKAIDYSKFYNVEVYKEDKLVQLFRDLNDAKIYIEKFIKDKFDREVKVFENGALVLTLNEKKQNLKVNLNIVKEKINKIEDDMNVLIMKPEDFAKIKHQIMVIKILFSFGKM; the protein is encoded by the coding sequence TTGAGGTTTAAGGGGATACTTTATTTTTTAATAGTTTATATGATTATAGGTGTGTTTTCTGTCTATGCCGATGATTTAATAAAAGAAGATATAGATTATACAGAACTTACAAAACAACTTAAAATGTTTGAGAAAGAATATAGTGATATTTTGTCAGTTTATAGTATAGGAAAAAGTTGTGATAATAGAGATTTGTGGGTAGCCAAACTAGGAAAAAGTAATATTGGGATAATTATAATAGGTGCGATTCATGCAAGGGAAAGGATAACTGCTAAAGTTTTACTGCAGAATATAAAAGATTATTGTAAAGCATATAAAGAAGGAGTTAGTTTTGAAGGATACAATTTAAAAGAACTTTTAGATAAAGCTTCAATTTATTTTATTCCAATGACAAATCCCGATGGAGTAGATTATACATTTTATGGTAAAAAAGCAGTTAGAGATAAAAACTTACTTAAAAATTTAAAAAATATAAGAGTAAAAAAAGATCCTAGTTGGAAATCAAATATAATGGATTGGAAAGCAAATATACGAGGAATTGATTTAAATCGTCAATGGAATGTATTATGGGGTATACCAAGTAGATTTATTAGAAGAAGGCCTTCAAATGATCATTTTCAAGGTTTTAAACCTCATTCAGAGCCGGAGGTTAAAGCACTTGAACAATTTACATTAAATACTCCATGTTTAGGATATTATGCATATCATACGCAAGGAAGTGTATTATTTTGGTATAAAAATCAAAAAGGTATTTATTTAGATGAAGTTTATGATATTACTAGAGGTTTAAAAAATATAACAGGTTTTAAACCAATTCCTAAGTTAAGTAAATCATTAAGATACTGGGATACAAGAATGGGATATGCGGACTGGACAGCATATAAATTAAAAAAGCCATCAATAACACTCGAACTTGCATGGAATGGATACGATGAAAAAAGAGATTTTAAAAAAATTTATTTGTCAGTAAAAAAAGTTCCTCTTTATCTTCTTAAAAAGGCTATAGATTATAGTAAATTTTATAATGTAGAAGTTTATAAAGAGGATAAACTTGTTCAATTATTTAGAGATTTAAATGATGCTAAAATCTATATAGAAAAATTTATTAAAGATAAATTTGATAGAGAAGTTAAAGTATTTGAGAATGGAGCACTTGTTTTAACATTAAATGAGAAAAAACAAAATTTAAAAGTAAATTTAAATATAGTTAAAGAAAAAATAAATAAGATAGAAGATGATATGAATGTTTTGATAATGAAACCAGAAGATTTTGCAAAAATAAAGCATCAGATAATGGTAATTAAAATACTTTTTAGTTTTGGAAAGATGTAA
- the zupT gene encoding zinc transporter ZupT: protein MTNVLFAFGLTLFAGLSTGIGSALAFYTKQTNKKFLSAVLGFSAGVMIYVSMIEIFSEARDSLEIIYGETKGYWITTIAFFMGIALIAIIDKFVPSIENPHEMRDVGDMQDDIKDFELLRMGLFSALAIAIHNFPEGLATFTSALQNNTLGISIAIAIAIHNIPEGIAVSVPIYYATGDRKKAFLYSFFSGLSEPVGAIVGYFILIRFFNDAMFGLIFASVAGIMVYISLDELLPTAEKYGEHHVAIYGLISGMGVMALSLLFFA from the coding sequence ATGACAAATGTATTATTTGCTTTTGGGCTTACACTATTTGCAGGATTATCTACAGGTATAGGAAGTGCATTAGCCTTTTATACTAAACAGACGAATAAAAAATTTTTATCAGCAGTTTTAGGATTTTCTGCAGGAGTAATGATTTATGTTTCTATGATTGAAATTTTTTCAGAAGCAAGGGATTCTTTAGAAATTATTTATGGAGAAACTAAGGGATATTGGATTACTACAATTGCCTTTTTTATGGGAATTGCTTTAATTGCAATTATTGATAAATTTGTGCCAAGTATTGAAAATCCACATGAAATGCGTGATGTAGGTGATATGCAGGATGATATAAAAGATTTTGAACTGCTAAGAATGGGTTTGTTTTCAGCTTTAGCTATAGCAATTCATAATTTTCCCGAAGGATTAGCAACATTTACGAGTGCTTTGCAAAATAATACATTAGGAATTAGTATAGCAATTGCTATAGCAATACATAATATTCCTGAAGGAATAGCAGTTTCTGTACCTATTTACTATGCAACAGGAGATAGAAAAAAAGCTTTTTTATATTCTTTTTTTTCAGGCCTTTCTGAACCTGTGGGAGCAATAGTAGGCTATTTCATTTTGATTAGGTTTTTCAATGATGCTATGTTTGGTTTAATATTTGCAAGTGTTGCAGGAATTATGGTTTATATTTCATTAGATGAATTGCTTCCAACGGCTGAAAAATATGGAGAACATCATGTAGCTATCTATGGACTTATTTCTGGAATGGGTGTTATGGCATTAAGTTTGTTATTTTTTGCTTAA
- a CDS encoding TM1266 family iron-only hydrogenase system putative regulator, with protein MKRRIAVISAILENPTETQGEFNRIVSNFKDIIKGRMGIPYDELGISVISIVVMGTINDINSLTGKLGNIKGVTVKTSISKKEI; from the coding sequence TTGAAAAGAAGAATAGCAGTTATAAGTGCAATTTTGGAAAATCCAACGGAAACTCAAGGAGAATTTAATAGAATAGTATCTAACTTTAAAGATATAATAAAGGGGCGGATGGGTATTCCTTATGATGAATTAGGAATATCAGTAATATCAATAGTTGTTATGGGTACGATTAATGATATAAATAGTTTAACGGGAAAGCTAGGAAATATAAAAGGGGTGACAGTTAAAACTTCTATTTCAAAAAAAGAGATATAA
- a CDS encoding flavodoxin family protein, with product MKIAIIYHSETGNTQKVANLIAKGVEKIEGVEAKCMSIDNVDKEFIEDAKAVFFGTPTYAGSYSWQMKKWLDTCKLKLAGKVGCVFATENYLGGGADNAELALLSELLVKGMFVYSVGSSEGKPYTHFGAVCIKDGDEDQKKRVEIFAERVAKNVKKLFNE from the coding sequence ATGAAAATAGCAATAATCTATCATAGTGAAACAGGAAATACTCAAAAAGTAGCAAATCTCATTGCAAAGGGAGTAGAAAAAATAGAAGGCGTTGAGGCAAAATGTATGTCAATTGATAACGTTGATAAAGAATTTATTGAAGATGCTAAAGCAGTATTTTTTGGAACTCCTACATATGCAGGTTCATATTCTTGGCAAATGAAAAAATGGTTAGATACGTGTAAACTTAAATTGGCAGGAAAAGTAGGTTGTGTATTTGCTACTGAAAATTATCTTGGCGGTGGAGCAGATAATGCAGAATTGGCATTGTTAAGTGAGTTGTTAGTAAAGGGAATGTTTGTATATTCAGTAGGTTCTAGTGAAGGAAAACCGTATACTCATTTTGGTGCTGTATGCATAAAAGATGGAGATGAAGACCAAAAGAAAAGAGTTGAAATATTTGCAGAAAGAGTAGCAAAGAATGTAAAGAAACTATTTAATGAGTAA
- a CDS encoding site-2 protease family protein: MKGSIDLAKKLSFKKVIFNVLIILLTVVILGGAINFYYAVGYIFILIVHELGHCFAAKFLNRKVIFGGFTPFGAYIVHEKVENCKENAIIAIGGPLFGGLLALFYYIIYWITGETTFFVLSFTSIVINLINLIPVKPFDGGHIAETASPIICYIGLPFLLYLCISAERLKSKVILWISFAIGIYQTYDFTKKYKNKSYFKLKKNDKMKIISIYSILLLLLIFSALYFKSITNYRELIKSISKS; the protein is encoded by the coding sequence ATGAAAGGTAGTATAGATTTAGCAAAAAAACTAAGCTTTAAAAAGGTAATATTTAATGTTTTGATAATTCTTTTAACAGTAGTAATATTAGGAGGGGCTATTAATTTTTATTACGCAGTAGGATATATTTTCATTTTAATTGTACATGAATTAGGACACTGCTTTGCAGCAAAATTTTTAAATCGAAAAGTTATTTTTGGAGGATTTACCCCTTTTGGAGCATATATAGTTCATGAGAAAGTTGAAAATTGTAAAGAAAATGCGATTATTGCAATAGGAGGTCCTTTGTTTGGAGGACTACTTGCTCTTTTTTATTATATAATTTATTGGATTACAGGAGAGACTACATTTTTTGTATTAAGTTTTACTTCAATAGTGATAAATTTAATAAATTTAATTCCTGTAAAACCTTTTGATGGAGGACATATAGCAGAAACAGCATCTCCTATCATATGTTACATAGGATTGCCATTTTTATTATATTTGTGTATATCAGCAGAAAGGTTAAAATCAAAAGTTATATTGTGGATTAGTTTTGCAATAGGCATATATCAAACTTATGATTTTACTAAAAAATATAAAAATAAATCTTATTTTAAACTTAAAAAAAATGACAAAATGAAAATTATAAGTATATATAGTATATTATTATTGTTATTAATTTTTAGTGCATTATATTTTAAAAGTATAACTAACTATCGTGAATTAATTAAAAGTATTTCAAAATCTTAG
- the sstT gene encoding serine/threonine transporter SstT, which yields MASLLKKWTELSLVKRIIIGLIIGIILANTIPNAAKPISIFGSLFVGALKAVAPILVFFLVMSAISQHKSGQKTNMKSIIVLYLLGTFLAGLVAVIASFMFPVTLKLGLGTGTGNFSPPGGVTEVLKTLLMNIVDNPIKALSNANYIGILAWALLLGLALKNAPETTKIVISNIADALSQIVKWVINFAPFGIMGLVFNTIAVNGMAALVNYAQLLVLLVGSMLFIALVVNPIIAFISIRQNPYPLVFKCLKDSGITAFFTRSSAANIPVNMALCEELGLDKDTYSVSIPLGATINMAGAAVTISVLTLAAVNTLGIDVDIGTALILSLLSAVSACGASGVAGGSLLLIPLACSLFGIPNDVAMQVVGVGFVVGVIQDSCETALNSSTDVLFTAVAEFAQWRKEGRKISILKKGKNK from the coding sequence ATGGCAAGTTTATTGAAGAAATGGACTGAATTGAGTTTGGTTAAACGAATTATTATAGGTTTAATCATTGGCATTATTTTAGCTAATACTATTCCAAATGCGGCAAAACCAATTTCTATTTTTGGTTCATTGTTTGTAGGGGCTTTAAAAGCTGTTGCACCTATATTGGTATTTTTCTTAGTAATGTCAGCTATTTCTCAGCACAAGAGTGGTCAAAAAACTAATATGAAGTCAATTATAGTTCTTTATCTTTTAGGAACTTTTTTAGCAGGGCTTGTTGCTGTTATAGCTAGTTTTATGTTTCCTGTAACGTTAAAACTTGGACTTGGAACAGGGACTGGAAACTTTTCACCACCTGGAGGAGTTACTGAAGTATTAAAAACATTACTTATGAATATAGTTGATAATCCTATAAAAGCACTTTCAAATGCAAATTATATTGGCATTTTAGCTTGGGCACTACTTCTTGGTCTTGCACTTAAAAATGCTCCTGAAACTACTAAAATAGTAATTAGTAATATAGCAGATGCATTATCTCAAATAGTAAAATGGGTGATTAATTTTGCACCATTTGGTATTATGGGATTAGTGTTTAATACAATAGCTGTAAATGGTATGGCAGCTTTAGTAAATTATGCACAATTACTTGTATTATTAGTTGGTAGTATGCTTTTTATAGCACTTGTTGTAAATCCTATTATTGCATTTATTAGTATTCGTCAAAATCCGTATCCACTTGTATTTAAATGTTTAAAAGATAGTGGAATTACAGCATTTTTTACACGTAGTTCAGCTGCAAATATTCCAGTGAATATGGCATTATGTGAAGAATTGGGACTAGATAAAGATACTTATTCAGTATCAATTCCACTTGGTGCAACTATAAATATGGCTGGTGCTGCAGTTACAATATCAGTATTAACACTTGCTGCAGTAAATACTTTAGGTATTGATGTAGATATTGGGACAGCATTGATATTGAGTTTGCTTTCAGCTGTTAGTGCATGTGGAGCTTCTGGGGTAGCAGGTGGTTCACTACTATTAATTCCTCTTGCATGTAGTTTGTTTGGTATTCCAAATGATGTAGCAATGCAGGTAGTTGGAGTAGGTTTTGTTGTAGGAGTAATTCAAGATTCTTGTGAAACTGCACTTAATTCATCAACAGATGTACTTTTTACTGCTGTTGCTGAATTTGCACAGTGGAGAAAAGAAGGAAGAAAAATTAGTATATTAAAAAAAGGTAAAAATAAATGA
- a CDS encoding RNA-guided endonuclease TnpB family protein: MSKSIAENKNIRTYKMRIKDKKFKSKVIDYIYKYRHFENMYIILLNQDYKQNIGDFRLLTDYEIMRALFRRTTPKKLEEKLTYIRNKYKNHQIMNDLIKLSKDLKIHNLVEIMKRVKSEYKGYFTKIKNGDYKARPPKPKKLSKLTNYTIPLDSYKGFSLKRKNQIGINLNNKMIRTYINHKELEKVVGSLKKIKAVHLNFSNNELYLLFIYEKEEKEIKEKPYKSAGIDIGINNLLSIYVDDKETPSLIIDGKKYKTYNANFNRFIGKLNKEISTTKDKNRKRYLEKYRTYLYEKRNRYFCDQFHKISKRVLEYLEKYNVTEIILSNNLNNLKNNGKCKLNKAVKQNFIQIPFGKLLRYIEYKAKDYGIKVKFVDESYTSKVSSLTEDIKVIQKFLQYNLDLTNALGGKRVKRGLFKDEVINIIINADLNGARNICLLGNKKAQQNYKIGGGNRWLNVKLCNPIKVESDFELCRLIAS; the protein is encoded by the coding sequence ATGAGTAAATCTATAGCTGAAAATAAAAATATAAGAACATACAAAATGAGAATAAAAGACAAAAAATTCAAATCAAAGGTTATAGATTATATTTACAAGTATAGGCATTTTGAAAACATGTATATAATACTCCTTAATCAAGACTATAAGCAGAATATAGGAGATTTTAGGTTGTTAACTGACTATGAAATAATGAGAGCGTTATTTAGAAGAACTACTCCGAAAAAGCTAGAAGAAAAGTTAACTTATATCAGAAATAAATATAAAAATCATCAAATAATGAATGACTTAATAAAACTATCTAAAGATCTTAAAATTCATAATTTAGTAGAAATAATGAAAAGAGTTAAATCTGAGTATAAAGGATATTTCACAAAAATAAAAAATGGAGATTATAAAGCAAGACCGCCTAAACCTAAAAAGCTGTCAAAACTAACAAACTATACAATTCCATTAGATAGTTATAAAGGATTTTCATTAAAAAGAAAAAATCAGATAGGAATAAACCTTAACAATAAAATGATAAGAACATATATAAACCATAAAGAATTAGAAAAAGTAGTAGGAAGTTTAAAAAAAATTAAAGCAGTACATCTTAACTTTTCAAACAATGAGCTGTATTTACTTTTTATATATGAGAAAGAAGAAAAAGAAATAAAAGAAAAGCCCTATAAAAGTGCAGGGATAGATATAGGGATAAACAATCTTTTAAGCATATATGTAGACGATAAAGAAACGCCAAGTTTAATAATAGATGGTAAAAAATATAAAACATACAATGCTAACTTTAATAGATTTATAGGGAAGTTAAATAAAGAAATATCGACTACAAAAGACAAAAACAGAAAAAGGTATTTAGAGAAATACAGAACATATCTTTATGAAAAAAGAAATAGGTATTTTTGCGACCAATTTCACAAGATTAGCAAAAGAGTATTAGAATATCTAGAAAAATATAACGTAACAGAAATAATCCTATCAAATAATTTAAACAATCTAAAAAATAATGGTAAATGCAAATTAAATAAAGCTGTAAAGCAAAATTTTATACAAATACCATTTGGGAAATTATTAAGGTACATAGAATATAAAGCAAAAGACTATGGAATAAAAGTAAAATTTGTAGATGAAAGTTATACATCTAAAGTAAGTAGCTTAACAGAAGATATAAAAGTAATACAAAAGTTTTTACAATACAACCTAGACTTAACTAATGCATTGGGTGGAAAGCGAGTTAAGCGAGGGTTATTTAAAGATGAAGTTATAAACATAATAATCAATGCTGACCTAAATGGAGCAAGAAATATATGTTTACTTGGCAATAAAAAAGCACAGCAAAATTATAAAATAGGAGGTGGAAATCGTTGGCTTAATGTTAAGCTGTGCAATCCTATAAAAGTAGAAAGCGACTTCGAGTTATGCAGGCTTATAGCCTCATAA
- the hydG gene encoding [FeFe] hydrogenase H-cluster radical SAM maturase HydG has translation MSILKADEWAAKVIKQEEIDKYLVNGRDFIDEEVIYNKLYSNRKPDKQFIRDIIQKSLSITRLEPDETAALLNVKDEDLWEELYEAADKVKRKVYDNRIVFFAPLYCSNLCVNNCLYCGFRKENSEEKRRILNMEEIKKETEAVINEGHKRMIVVYGEHPLSDANYIAESIKAIYSVKKKAKHGYGNIRRVNVNAAPMSIADLRKLWEVGIGTYQVFQETYNHELYKKLHPSGPKSNYLWRLYSLHRAMDAGIDDVAIGALFGLYDWRFEVMGLLYHTIDLERQFNIGPHTISFPRLTPAAGSKLSTNSEYLVKDEEFKKLVTVLRLSVPYTGLIITAREKPEIRREVIKVGCTQTDASTKIDIGGYSENTNLQQKDKQQFMLGDTRSLDEVIRELAEMGLITSFCTAGYRCGRTGDKIMGLLKECIEGKFCKLNAVLTFREYLDDYASEETKIAGEKVLLKEIEEIKTIPFFQQHNLVEKFNQYYERVSNGERDLYL, from the coding sequence ATGTCAATATTAAAAGCTGACGAGTGGGCAGCAAAAGTAATAAAGCAAGAGGAAATTGATAAGTATTTGGTAAACGGGAGAGATTTTATCGATGAAGAAGTGATTTATAATAAGTTATACAGCAATCGAAAGCCAGATAAACAGTTTATAAGAGATATTATACAAAAATCTCTTTCAATAACTAGATTAGAACCTGATGAAACGGCTGCATTATTAAATGTGAAAGATGAAGATTTATGGGAAGAACTTTATGAAGCTGCTGATAAAGTAAAGCGTAAAGTTTATGATAATAGAATAGTTTTCTTTGCACCACTATATTGCAGTAATCTTTGTGTTAATAATTGTTTGTATTGTGGTTTTAGAAAAGAAAATAGCGAAGAAAAAAGAAGAATTTTAAATATGGAGGAAATAAAGAAGGAAACAGAAGCTGTTATTAATGAGGGACATAAAAGAATGATTGTAGTATATGGAGAACACCCTCTTTCTGATGCTAATTATATAGCAGAGTCAATTAAAGCAATATATAGTGTTAAGAAAAAAGCAAAGCATGGATATGGAAATATTAGAAGAGTAAATGTGAATGCTGCTCCAATGTCAATAGCAGATTTACGTAAGTTGTGGGAAGTGGGCATTGGGACTTATCAAGTTTTTCAAGAAACGTATAATCATGAGTTATATAAAAAATTGCATCCGTCAGGTCCGAAATCAAATTATTTATGGAGGTTATACTCACTGCATAGAGCAATGGATGCAGGGATTGATGATGTAGCGATAGGTGCATTATTTGGATTATATGATTGGCGTTTTGAAGTTATGGGACTTTTATATCATACTATTGATTTAGAAAGACAATTTAATATTGGTCCGCATACTATTTCTTTTCCTAGGTTGACTCCTGCTGCTGGGTCAAAGCTTAGTACAAATTCAGAGTATTTGGTTAAGGATGAAGAATTTAAAAAATTAGTTACGGTATTACGGTTGTCAGTTCCCTATACGGGATTAATTATAACTGCTAGAGAAAAACCTGAAATAAGAAGAGAAGTAATAAAAGTTGGATGTACTCAAACAGATGCATCAACTAAGATAGATATTGGAGGATATAGTGAAAATACTAATTTACAGCAAAAAGATAAGCAGCAATTCATGCTTGGAGATACGAGAAGTTTAGATGAAGTAATAAGAGAACTTGCAGAAATGGGATTGATAACGTCTTTTTGCACAGCAGGATATAGATGTGGAAGAACTGGAGATAAAATAATGGGATTATTAAAAGAGTGCATTGAAGGAAAATTTTGCAAATTAAATGCTGTGCTTACTTTTAGAGAATATCTTGATGATTATGCTTCAGAAGAAACAAAGATAGCAGGTGAAAAAGTATTATTAAAAGAAATTGAAGAAATTAAAACGATACCATTTTTTCAACAGCATAATTTGGTAGAAAAATTTAATCAATATTATGAGAGGGTTTCAAATGGAGAGAGAGACTTATATTTATAA